AAGACAGTCGGACGATCAATGTTTCTTTGTGGCTCTAGGTTTTATGCTGCAATGCCACCCAAGGTATAAACTGAACTATTAATAAACTGCTATGTGATTCATAAGATAAATAATCGATGTAACACAATTATAAATAACATTACTTAGAACTTAAATGATATTAAATTACAGTGTTATGAAATTTATCTCGTCACTTCAGCACAGTCAACTAAATTAATGTTGGAACAAGTATCAACCTATTTGACAACAAGTATTTGTTCAGTGAGTTAACATTTAAAACTTTGATAAAGGTTCCAATGAAGGCATGTTTGTGCACATTCACTGATGGCTTTAAGGAGTACCAGACATAAATAATTGTTTGTATATATCTAACTTGAGCTACATCCATTAGTTTCTTTTTGGGTAAACCAGAGGAAACACAATCCAAAGCAAGTTACATATAATGATCCAATTGGAATTATGTCTTAAAATCTTGGGTTTATTTTTCCATGCACAAATTGTCTCAATTTGTTTTTCACTATATTAAAGATTAAAGTAGTAACAGTTGATGAAATACCTTACTGGGGGGTAAATTTTGATaaccactaaaaaaaaaaatgatgttgtGGTGCACTATTTCTGAGTAATGGTTGTCCAAACTATACATAAATTAAATTCTTATTGACCTTGTTTACTTCTAACCATTCATTTTTGAGTCCAAATTTCTTACTTTACTGATCGTCACCTAATCAGTTGTCTTCCTTAAAGATGTATAAGAAGGGTTTCCTTGACTAAATTTTACTTTTAGTAGCAGGGCAGTCATCCAGTTATATTCAGTGTTGGTTTTATAGCGGAGTTGTATGGTTCACCAACAGATTCCTTACTAGCCTATAGAAGTATTTCTCCTTGTCATATTGAGCCATTTTTAGTGCCACAGTGTCCCATCCAGTCAGTTACACAATGCTTAATAACAGCTGACTTGAACTTAGCAAGAGTTAGAAAAaatactttctttttcttataggGAATGGCAACAGACCCAGTACAGGCAGAGACAAGCAATGTTCTGGAAGCAGTACCTGTAAGAGAACTTGTGGGTCATAGTAACAGAATTACCTCAGGGCATTATGTAACAGGGATAGTAGAATTGGTTTATGAAATTTCGATGTACAATAAATTGTCTGtttgaagttacatttttctttacacatgtttgttttctttttgttaaacAGAGGAAATGAACCTCTGTTTGATTTCATCAATAAAAGCACAACACATGGACCACCATAATGATGAAAATGTCTGACCTGTTGgcattaaattaatttcaaatattCAATGAAAAGCATCGCATTGGTTTAaaaaatgtcaatttttttttataggcCAAGAGATCCAGGCAAGATAACAGtgacaatgaaaaagaaaggtaTTGTCTCTTAAACCTTTTGTGGTTCTCGTTGCATGACAGTGTATCAACTAATTTGAAACTTTCATTTGTGATCTATTCTTTTTTGCTGGCTAGCTAATTGCATCTTTGTTCCACAGCAGTGATGAGTCAAGTCAAGGTGGATCTCCCCCACAGCAGCATATTAATAGCACTCAGAGGGAAAACAAATCATCCTCTGGGATGACAAGTGTAATTACTTGTCAAGAATCAGAAAAGAGCAATTCATCATGGGATGTTGGTGAGGGGAGCAATGCAGTGACAAGTGCTAATATTGGGGTAGGAGGACCTAATGTTGTTGCACCTGTCTCTACGGTAACGCTAAGCTATCCTTCATCTGATGGTTCTACTACTATGACCAACTTAGATGGGTGTGGCTATGGAAATCAAACAATAGCTTCAGGAGTAACAGACAGTGCTGGACAATACCAGCAGCTGACAGGACAGTACACAGTAAATGCAGCTGGTTACTATGGGCAACGACCATATCCTCATATTGTTCCTGCCCCGCAGCCAGGTATGCAGCAGTTCAAGACCACTGGAGGAGTTATCCAAGGTACTGGGATCACCCAGGTTGCTGGATATGTTTATCCCCAAGCAGGTGCTCAGGCAGGTTACCCCATGGTACAAACTGTTAGATACCCTGCTGTTAACTCGGCAGCTAAGACCACTGGGGATTCTTGTAATGTTTCTCAAGCAGATGCACATGGAGGGAATATCCCTGGTATATCTACCCTACGACAACCAGCAAATCCAGCTTATGGAAACCCATATGGAACAGTGACTTATCCAGCCATTATTCAACCTGGGCAACCAGTGTATAGTAATCCATATCAAGCACCCTACGGAGCAGCATATGTTGCAACCACAGGAACTCCAACCACCAGCAGTGTAGCTTACTCTGTTCAACAGTCAGATCAAAGTTCATTTCAGTATGGATACAGGAGCAATCCACAAACGTACCCCTACAACTATCTGAACACTCCTCCACCAGCATATTCGCCATCGCAATACATAACACAGGTAAACAGCACACCACCTCCAAATGCTGTGGCTGGTCAAACAAGCAGTTATCAACTTACGCCACTTGTGTCGGGTCAGGCAAATCAAGGTGTCACAACTAATGGTGAAAGGACACACCCTGCAAGTACAACAGGTACTTTTAACTAAAGTAACAATTATTTGGTTTTAAGACTGCCAGCTATTTTGTGGGGTCTTAACTGCCTTTTACATCTTTTGAGCTGATGTTGAAATTCTTGATTAGTTGTACTTGTACATGTCTGGGTGAAGGTGAAgtcatttttcatttgtttgcaATTATCATAATATTCCTTTAATGAATAATTGCACTTGCAGTAGAGAGACTCAGCATTTTTATAAAAGGTGTAATCTTATCCtatttatcatcatcatcattcttcttcttttccttcatcttattattatcataattattattgttagacTTAAGTCCTCTGTAAGTGTTTCCTTTTAAGCTTTCGATATGTTTGAATACAGCAGTCCAGCTAACTGTGGACATTACCTGTAGAAAGAATTCTTATACTGTAATGTGGTGGTAGGTTTATTATCATTGGCCTGTGATAGTTGAGTTCTGGATCCTATTGTTTAGAAAAGGTTGAAAAGTGAACCTGTTCGATTAACATATTGACCTTCTGCCAAGTTTggcagaaatttgaatttcTCTTCCTCTTTTCCCTTGTATCACTGTGAGgtgcagtttgttttttttttcttatatacGGTATCACCAAGGTAAATAACATTAGTAACGACAGACTAAAAACATCTTAAGTATTGCAAagatttgtgtgtgtgtgtttgtgtgcAGCAAGGGTTTGCACATTGAATCTCTCATTTAAAACCAGCAAGGACTTGAAAGTGTGTTTCTCTGGTGGCATGTgaaacttattttctttttgtatcgTGTGGGTcttaaaaaaaacgaaacaaaagagttttaaaatttattattgAAGATAaggaaatatttttacttttatgtGCTGCAAATTTTTGAACAAAGATTTCTGAGCAGGTGGtttacatttaattttaaaGTTTCAACATGTGTTCCTTTTTGAAGCGTTTCGTGTTTAAGTGGAAATCCATTTAATTGTTCCAATATTTACTTTCAAGTCCCATAAATTAATGAATGATAATGTTCTTTTATTGTGATGTAGCTGCCATTATTAAGAGCACTTGAgtttattttgtctttgttttggttAGTTTTTGGGCACAGTATTCATTCATCTGCAAGGAAAAGCTTTCCTTAATAAATTTCTGTCTTGAGGATGGTACGCAGAAGTAACGTTATTCTATTTTTGTCAGGGAAAAACTTTGAGGAGAATGAGCTAGGCCATTAGCATGAACATGTAAATGTTTGCAAAATGAAGAGAATCTGAAATTCTGTTTTattctattgtttaaaaaaattaatatgtttaACTTAACAGGAAGTTTAAAGAATGAAGGAAATTGTGTCCCAtctttgtttgattttgtagATGGGTTATCTTTTCACTGCCATTTACTTGAATTGTTGTGTGTATGAAGGGTGGAGTTCATTTGATTTAAGCTTGCTGTTATTTGTTAGATGCCTTAAAAGCATTGGCAAACACAGCTTTAAGTGCACTCAGGCTTGAAAAAATTAAGATTGCAAAGCaaatgtttgaatttttttttgttccaaggAAGGCCTGTATACCAAATAAATGGTATTAATTTACTCTATCTAAAACAATTGCTATACATAATTCAATTTCCATGACTTAAATTTAGCAAAATAGATGTTATCTATTACATTCTAATTAATGATGTTGAGGAAGGCTATTTTGCGAGGTTCAGTTGCTCGAGATTTTATTCTGGTGGTGTTGTTAGGGTTAAATGAAATGTGGGttttcgttttcacaacttatTTGGATTAAACCTGAAAGAGCATTTAAgatcccaatttttttttggcagctcAGCCTTTAGCTGATTGACGGACTAGTGATAAAAAATTAAGAACAAATTAAGGGCTATGTGTGGATGCATATTCTTAGGTGATGATGATGCTTTCTTGTTTAAAAATACAAACTAATAGCCCTTGGAAAATTTTATAGTGCTCTTTAGGTTAGATATATGTATGACATTTGCGAGCTTCTACTGTGAGCAAACCATATGACCTAGGACAAGCTGTGTGTCACCAGATTCCTGTTAAACTATTAAATGGAACCTTAATATGTGACCGTTTTTGGGAAAAACAGGCTTAACAAAATTTGGGTTAGAATGCATTTcaatgcattttgaatgcatTACAATGCATTCCAACATTCGCCAATGATTCATAATGCACTTACAACGTTTCGCATCGTTTCGTAATGATTTTCCAACGTTTTTCAAGGCACTGGCAACGtttccaaacattttaattCCAAAGGCAATTCCACTTAACTATGACTTGGAAATTATAAACATCAACACATTCATACATTGAAAATTCATTTATAAATACTTTTGCGCAGTACTGTATTGATCTCAAAAcgtgagaaatttgacggcCAAGTATAAAGATAAAAAACTCCATCAACAGATGTGAATTCAGCTCATATTTTGTGTGTGTACAGAGACAGGCGAACTGGGCCATAATTCGCCCAGCATAGAAGCGGGCATCCACTGAACGGAaataaggaataaaaataaggaaattttctcagtatttttaTGCTCTAAGAAAGCGCTCTACTAATTCCAGTAAGTTGTACAAGGACATGGCCGAATTCTACTCGTGACAACACTGTTGGAATGTATCCTAACGCAGAGAAAAATTGATGATGCTAATCAACGTTTGTAAGCGTTTTCTGAAtgttttgaaatgatttttcattGGTATGGAATGTTTTCAATTTCCGTTGGGGAACATTGCAAACGTTTCAGAATGCATTGAGAATGTTTTCGAATGCATTTCAACGTTTCGAAATGCGTTAGGCTGAAAAACGGCGCAATGCAAATTTCGTTAAGCCCGTTTTTCCCAAAGACGGTCACATATCATGCTTGATATTTCTCACAAGTGCAGAACACCATGCTTTGAGGATGCATCTGGTTTCAATAGGAAATGGATTTTAGGCACACTGGTTTCTTTTCAAGTGAAATCAGTTTAATTTTGCTGCATCCATTTATCTGGGGGGAAATCCTTGATGAAGGCATGCATTGAACAATGAATGGAGtttttttactgttttctttcttttgcttcaTTTGATTGGACTGGTAGTCGAGCTCCAGGCAGGAAAAATCAAATCTTCTGAATTTGTTTCAAGtccaatgttttttttgtaaacaaacacGATCCCACTATTCTCTTGGACAAAGGGCTAACTCTAGAAATATCAGCTTCTTTATCTCTTCATGGTGGAAGATTCTTGTCAACTTGTGCGATATTTTAGTGTGTGACTTCTCCACTggtgcagcaccacagtttctctagaaaGTAACCTTTCATTTGTTCATTGTTCTTAGGAATCACTGTAGCTGTAATTGctattcttttctttgctttctgcTTTTTGAGGAAGGCTTGCCATTTATGTAGCACAACCATCTTTACATTTTTCTCCTTCTGCCCTGTTTGGTCAGTAGTTTCCCCCTTGTGTAACTTTCAGTATTGAGTATAaaggctatttaacaattagactacgagcccgagttttctacgagcagatagtcaacgaggcgcagccgagttgactatcgctcgtagaaaacaagggcgagtagtccaattgttttagtacaaatttactcgtagtctcattgcataaaaatgtaaagtaacgtttaggaaaaaatgttttattgtgtttacatcggcaattcaaaggtttcaaacactgcgagTGATGTGctaatcagattcacggattcacgatagactacgagtaaatttatactaaactCAGTTAGTTATGGTAGCTTGAGccctggaaaaaaaatgagaaaaattgaaattgttagatttattgccaaaaacatgccagaGAAATCCACTTTTCTTTGGGCTTGCACCACATATGTTACATGAAGTTCCTTTCAAAAAGCTGGAGAAATCGTATAGAAAGCAATCACAAAGAAAGTCACTTATGTGAAAGATAGAATGCCCTGAGTTTGAACTGGGTGGCTTAGAAATCTCTTCAGTGCCTTCATTGCTCCTTCTTGCTACAAAATTCCTTGCTCTCCCATTGTCATCTGGCTTATCACTGTTGGTTTAGTTTTTGTGACAACTGGAACCTTTATGTTCGTCTGTGCTAACATGAATCTTTTTTGTCTTCAGGGAGTTCAAACATTCAGTATTCGCCAGCTAACCTTTCATCAACCCCAAGTCCTCCTTCTCACTCTCCAGGCACTGGAGCAGAAGGCTCCATAAACAGTGTGTCTTTAGTACCTGGAAATGTCAACATTGCTGGACAGGATGGTATTGGTGGAGTACAGGTTCTGGTGGATTCAGGAGCAAGTTCTCCAGGGATGTTAGTTCAGGGAGGAAACAGAGGCAGAGGTCGGGGAGGAAGAGGTGGTAGAGGGCGTGGTGGTGGTAGGGGAAGAAGATCAACTTCTGGACCTCCACCAGAAATTGACCACAACATTGAGGTAGATACCATAAGAATAAAAATTCCTCCACAATAAGTCTTTTAGAAATGATTTGTCTGTGTAGTCTCTgtttcggtgaatttttttttcttgctaagGTACAATTTCTAGTTAAAACACCTGATTAAAACTGCTCATTGTTGTAATGGAGACATctctttttattcaacttttGCTTATTTGAAAACACTAGATAACAAAGGTAGTTAAGGCTACTTTCgcatttaattcttttttcttttatatttacaGCGTATCTTTATTTGGGATCTTGATGAAACAATAATCATTTTCCATTCACTTTTAACGGGAACATTTGCTTCTAAATTTGGCAAGGTAATTCATAGGTCATATTGCAGCAACTAGAACTAATACTTAATTGCATTGTAAATATATTTTCTAAATAATTCTGGTCAACTTTGATTTCATTGATTAGGTTTGATAATATCAATGGTTGACTTGAGTACAAGGGATCAATAATAACAACGacattggccgtttttatactagaggacgcattatgcgtctggacgaacttgggcaaacatttgttattcgtctggttattcaTCTCTAGTGTAATGACAGACAAGAGATGCATTATCTGCCCAGATgaactgtcttctgttgtttttgttcaagtcgcacaacagaagattggtcgtctggacggataatgcgtcttgtgcacgtctttacactagagatgaataaccagacgaataacaaatgtttgcccaagttcgtccagacggataatgggTCCtatagtataaaaacggccattgtCTTTAtcaatacttagaaaatttagCATACTCTAACCATGAGTGATAGACAAAAGTAATGTAGTgttcattttgaaaacaaaaaagtcaagaaTGGGACAGAAATGGTGAACAAAGCAGTGgagaaaaaagatattttcaaTGCATTTGTGGGGAGAGCTtgtaaaaaatacaaattacaCAAAAGTATCTTTTCAAGAACAAATGTTGGAATTGTTACTAAGAAAGAGAAGTGACACAGCGTTAGAACCCCACATCATGTTCTGGTTTTATGCCTTTTTATGAAGCTAAATCATAAGACAAGTTAGCTTTCTAATATTGGTTCTGAAGTTCCACTTTTTGTCCTTTGAGGTCTTTTGTAGTTCTGTTATTAAAGCAGATCAGTGTATCAGCAATAATGCATCTTTCTGTCCCACAAGTTGTGTTCTAATTTATTGTAGGATGCGCCAAACTCTGTGTCACTGGGCCTTCGTATGGAGGAAATGATTTTTAATTTAGCAGACAgtcatttgttttttaatgaTTTAGAGGTAAGAACCTTACCTGCTATGAGACGAGAAATATTCATTTTAGCTCTTATTGTAGAAACAGCCTAACATTGTACTGGAGCATGAGTTTGTCAAAAATCATGCATTGGGCTTATTTATAGTAAAACCATTATCACACCAGTCAATCTTCTCGCTAGAGTGTTCACTCCTTAACAGCAATTTTTTTCCAGCCATTCAGAGTCActactggcaataattattggatttgTAAGTGCACAGTCTTAAAAAGtcataaaacaaaacatgcatTGCTTTGTACTCTGAAATATAAACAGGGTCTTTTCTAAACTATGGAAGTAACCCCCAACTTTTCTAGTTCTCAAGACCTTGCATCCatatatttgtaatttttattcttcAGGATTGTGATCAAGTTCACATTGATGATGTTGCTGCAGATGATAATGGGTTAGATTTAAGGTATAGACATTCTTTGAAGCTGCACCATATAATTTGTTCATCATATGAACTGGAGTACTTTATAGGggtttccaccactgagaaaaaccataTCTCAATGATACAATAATTTTACGCATGTTTGAGATTGCCAATCAGTTGCTCACAGGGGACTCACTTTATTTAGTACCATGAATGAATGCCAATGCATTCTCTTCTTTTTGACATGTGGAAAAAGGTTACTACTTCTTGTTTGTAAGGTGTtatgtaaacaaaataatacatggttgttTAAggatatgaaatttctctttaaGTGGTCAACTTGAGATGTCCCTCATTCACTGCACTCAGTggtgagatattgagttgaacactAGTAGAGAATTTTCAAATCACTGTgcattcatttattattattattatctatgtAACCAGAAATTTTGCCTTGGTTACCAGAGCTGAATGAAGGAGATGATTGTGTTATTGGCTCATCTACAATTTCAATACTATATTCCTCTCGCAGCTTAATGCATGTCAAAGGAATTGATTCAATGTTCAGCTAACCTTGTGTTGGCCTTTAATGAAACATGTCTGTTCCTTTTAACCGAATACTGATCATTACATTATTGAAGAGGCAGATGGTTTTCTCAATAAAACCACATAAGtgtcaagcaaagaaaaacagatGGTATTCATTCCAGAACCTTTTCGTATGTGTTTAGTACCTACAATTTTGAGGGAGATGGATTTCATGCTGCTGCAACATCAGCCAATCTGTGCCTGGCAACGGGGGTCCGTGGAGGAGTAGACTGGATGAGAAAACTGGCATACAGATACAGACGCATAAAGGAGGTTTACAACAGCTACCGCAATAATGTCGGAGGTAAACAATGCGTTACTAATAAACTCCAGTTCTTTGCTTGAAAGTTAGACGAAGTTGTGCTTGAGCTTGTGCTTTCCTTTCCTTCCTATTGCATTAAGAAAATCTCAAGTCCAATGAAAGAGCAATGCATTTTCTCCctcttttgaaaatgtttccagttaacaaattttaaaaaaagtgaaTTACTTCCATCATCCTCAGTACACAGAGCGTGGAGTTTCATGATCCTCTGCAGCTCAGTGTGGTAGCATCCAAACTATTGATGCATGTTCCCCTCTAAGTTAAGATTACTAGGATCTTTTTTTGGAGCCCTGAGACTCAAAATAATTGCATCAGAGTCAACATTCATCATCACAGTACATACATTGATAGTGACCTAGTTCTTATTGCATTTTATACAAGGTGCTGGTTTGCACAGtaggccattttcgaattcACTTGGGCCTTCGATTCAAAGgtagtctttgttatgaattcATGAAGTGGTGTTTTCCCTACATGGAATTCAGAAAATtattgtgattcagtttgattggTGGTCTCCTTGATTAGCAAGGTAACTATGCTTGGCTTAATCCACTGAGacgttaataaagttattattatatttattttttttagagtgGGTCTGGTTTGGTGAGGATTTGGCTAATGACCCTCTAGTGCTCCAAATTGACAGATCTTGGTTAATGAGTTGGCATTTATCATTGTGTGTTTTAGGTCTTCTTGGTCCCGCAAAGCGAGAAACATGGCTTCAATTGCGAATGGAATTAGAAGCAATTACCGATTCTTGGCTGACCTTGGCTTTAAAAGCGCTAACATTGATCCATTCTAGGTAAAGTGGGCCCATTAGTTTGCTGTGAACCAAAAACCtttgatttgaatttgcaaGTGCGGCGTTCTACATCAAGCATGCATCTGTCATGATTGAGAACTTAGTAATTTGCTTCCAAGCAGCTCTGTTCATTGCCTTAGTTAACTATCTCCTTACAACATTCTTTTGTGGGGCTGCTTGAAAAGAATGAAACCATAGTTGAGATACGAAAATCTTGATTGAATAATTcattccttttatttcttttaataataatcattataagaatattattattgaattagTTCATGTTATGCACCCTTGCTGATCTGACCGGAGATGTGTTTGTTTTATTGATTGATAAAGCCCATTATTTTTTCTATCCGACCCTTTATGCTTCGTGGCTTGTTATTTTGTCGCAAACTTTAAGACCAGTTAAGTGAGTGAGGCAAAGGCTCTACTGGGATGGAGCGTGGAAGTTCTCCTTTTTATAAATTCTAACAGGAATAtttgcttttattatttttccatCAGGACAAACTGTCTTAATGTTATGGTGACAACGACGCAACTTGTGCCTGCTCTGGCCAAGTGTCTTCTTTATGGTCTTGGGGGAATTTTTCCACTTGAAAATATTTATAGTGCTACTAAAGTTGGTGAGTTCTTCTTGCGAATTCAAGAGTTTGGATATGTTTTCGTTGGTTTAATAAACCTTGTCTCTTTTGACACAGGAAAGGAAACTTGCTTTGAGAGAATATCAAATCGTTTTGGAAAGAAATGTACATATGTAGTTGTTGGTGATGGAAGGGACGAAGAAATGGCAAGTAAACAGgtaatttctttgttgtttttgacgTCAAATTGAACAAGTAATCAGCCCTTTTGTTGTGTACTCTCGCTGAGTATTTTTGCGAGTTGTGCTGTCATTTTGACGAGCCCTTAGAGCcagtcaaaaataaaaatgagtaaaattctcagcgatattATTAAACAAAACGTCatataagagatttattatccaacatatgtatttatttacggggaatgcgtgagaGAAGTATGCCAAGCAGAACGGAATTTttgcgggaaatccagctaactgatcgGTCAACAGCAGCAGAACAAGGCAACCTGGTTTTTTTGGTTTCGACcaagccatcactggcgcaatttatttcacttttcacaacgggaaaaagtCGTCTTTCAATCTTCCAAATTAcacatcaattcaagtttttcagttTAAGATTACTGTAAAacaaaacgtagaaaagaaattcgtcttaatatttttttacggaacttcaatccaattcgtcgcttgcgtGTTGCCAGAAAACCTGTCTAACCGGTCCTCAAGATTACAAATAGCGAGTGATATCTGTACTAGtattgggcgttatttgtattCTATgaagtgcagttggataataatatttgttattaGTTAGTTCATTATTGGCGAAAGTTGCGAATTTATTGTTCCTTCATCCAGGCAAGCCAGGTTTAAGGATATGTCGCGCGAACTAAATTCTCTTCCGATTTGGTTATGGCGTAAGCTGCATTTTGGGAGACATGTTTCGGAACGGGTGTTGCACTTGTCAACATTTCTGAGAATGTTTCTTGCTTTCCACGATATCTTGACATCAGAGGAGTATTCCATGGGTTGGTGTCATTAAAGGATCTCTGGCATGCTATTTAGCCTCACCTTAGAATGCTGAAATATGTCTTCACATCAGTGGAAACTCAAGTAAAGATGGAGTTTGTTTACTGAAGACTAAACAATTGCACTGAGACTGTTTCGTGCTCTTTATTGCTTTATTGCGGCTTGCAAGGAAAGAGATGGCTtgcatttatcaaaatttagcCTCTAATTTTCAAAGTTCTCGCCCCCGTCTTTAAAGGAAAATCAAACGTGTACTACGGATTGCCCTTGCAAAAAGCTGAGTGGTGTTTTAGTCCTAAATGTTCTATGCCTAGAATAGAACCGAACAATTGGGCAAGAAAAATACCCAGCGAGAAATATTTGTAGGAGGTTATGTTTTCGCAATTTTTCGTACTACTTGGCTCGCATTTTGTTGCTGCACAAATTGCACGAAAAAGTGCCTATGATAACAGCACCTTTATATTCTTGATCCTGTGTGGATTGTATGCTAAAATTTGTTTCAATGGTATTTTGCAGATGGGATTTCCATTTTGGAGAATAGGCACTCACACCGATTTGATCAATCTCCATCATGCTTTGGATCTGGGGCACCTATAGGACAGAATCCACCCTCAGGAACGAGCAATAAAAAAAGCATTACAAGCATCTGTACTTTTGTGAAACGTATTCAAGTATCTTTGGGTACCTCTCTTGGTACTCACTTACCTTTGTATTAGTGTATAGCTTATCACGACAGATTAGGCTGTATGAGTCGCCCTCATTCATTTGGCACAGAACATTATTACGTACATTCTTATTGCCATGCGCACAATATGTATGTACAGTTTTTGTAACGCCAATAAATGGAACAAATTGTATTCACTGTTCGCGAGAAGTGAAGGATGATTTCCTTCGAATTTATAACTTAGGGTCGCCTTGTACAGCTTTATAATTGTCTTAGTACTACATCAGAGTATCAATTTCAACGAACTTTATATAAATGACCACCGTAATTAACAATGACATGTGTCAGCGTGACAGTAACGTTGCCATTTGCGTTTCCCTGGATAACATGGAAATGAAAAACAGACGAAACGTAGAAAGACAGGGTATCATCAAGTGCCTAGACGTCTGTAGCACAAGAGTTGACTTCTGTCGACTACATGAAATGTCCAGCATATTAACGTCATCCTTGAAATAATGATCCAATTAGTGATTTAATAGTTTTTGTTCCAATTTAAAGATAGTTATTTGTTGCGAAGAAATGTAAGAAAATAATGTCCCGATGCATAATTCAGGATGGCCAAATTTccgatattattattatattgaattttacatgtaaaatacatattatatatattgtCAAATTGAAATGTAGAGTATCGGTCTTAA
The Acropora muricata isolate sample 2 chromosome 3, ASM3666990v1, whole genome shotgun sequence genome window above contains:
- the LOC136911485 gene encoding eyes absent homolog 1-like isoform X3, whose product is MATDPVQAETSNVLEAVPAKRSRQDNSDNEKESSDESSQGGSPPQQHINSTQRENKSSSGMTSVITCQESEKSNSSWDVGEGSNAVTSANIGVGGPNVVAPVSTVTLSYPSSDGSTTMTNLDGCGYGNQTIASGVTDSAGQYQQLTGQYTVNAAGYYGQRPYPHIVPAPQPGMQQFKTTGGVIQGTGITQVAGYVYPQAGAQAGYPMVQTVRYPAVNSAAKTTGDSCNVSQADAHGGNIPGISTLRQPANPAYGNPYGTVTYPAIIQPGQPVYSNPYQAPYGAAYVATTGTPTTSSVAYSVQQSDQSSFQYGYRSNPQTYPYNYLNTPPPAYSPSQYITQVNSTPPPNAVAGQTSSYQLTPLVSGQANQGVTTNGERTHPASTTGSSNIQYSPANLSSTPSPPSHSPGTGAEGSINSVSLVPGNVNIAGQDGIGGVQVLVDSGASSPGMLVQGGNRGRGRGGRGGRGRGGGRGRRSTSGPPPEIDHNIERIFIWDLDETIIIFHSLLTGTFASKFGKDAPNSVSLGLRMEEMIFNLADSHLFFNDLEDCDQVHIDDVAADDNGLDLSTYNFEGDGFHAAATSANLCLATGVRGGVDWMRKLAYRYRRIKEVYNSYRNNVGGLLGPAKRETWLQLRMELEAITDSWLTLALKALTLIHSRTNCLNVMVTTTQLVPALAKCLLYGLGGIFPLENIYSATKVGKETCFERISNRFGKKCTYVVVGDGRDEEMASKQMGFPFWRIGTHTDLINLHHALDLGHL
- the LOC136911485 gene encoding eyes absent homolog 1-like isoform X1, which translates into the protein MFLCGSRFYAAMPPKGMATDPVQAETSNVLEAVPAKRSRQDNSDNEKESSDESSQGGSPPQQHINSTQRENKSSSGMTSVITCQESEKSNSSWDVGEGSNAVTSANIGVGGPNVVAPVSTVTLSYPSSDGSTTMTNLDGCGYGNQTIASGVTDSAGQYQQLTGQYTVNAAGYYGQRPYPHIVPAPQPGMQQFKTTGGVIQGTGITQVAGYVYPQAGAQAGYPMVQTVRYPAVNSAAKTTGDSCNVSQADAHGGNIPGISTLRQPANPAYGNPYGTVTYPAIIQPGQPVYSNPYQAPYGAAYVATTGTPTTSSVAYSVQQSDQSSFQYGYRSNPQTYPYNYLNTPPPAYSPSQYITQVNSTPPPNAVAGQTSSYQLTPLVSGQANQGVTTNGERTHPASTTGSSNIQYSPANLSSTPSPPSHSPGTGAEGSINSVSLVPGNVNIAGQDGIGGVQVLVDSGASSPGMLVQGGNRGRGRGGRGGRGRGGGRGRRSTSGPPPEIDHNIERIFIWDLDETIIIFHSLLTGTFASKFGKDAPNSVSLGLRMEEMIFNLADSHLFFNDLEDCDQVHIDDVAADDNGLDLSTYNFEGDGFHAAATSANLCLATGVRGGVDWMRKLAYRYRRIKEVYNSYRNNVGGLLGPAKRETWLQLRMELEAITDSWLTLALKALTLIHSRTNCLNVMVTTTQLVPALAKCLLYGLGGIFPLENIYSATKVGKETCFERISNRFGKKCTYVVVGDGRDEEMASKQMGFPFWRIGTHTDLINLHHALDLGHL
- the LOC136911485 gene encoding eyes absent homolog 1-like isoform X2, whose protein sequence is MFLCGSRFYAAMPPKGMATDPVQAETSNVLEAVPAKRSRQDNSDNEKESDESSQGGSPPQQHINSTQRENKSSSGMTSVITCQESEKSNSSWDVGEGSNAVTSANIGVGGPNVVAPVSTVTLSYPSSDGSTTMTNLDGCGYGNQTIASGVTDSAGQYQQLTGQYTVNAAGYYGQRPYPHIVPAPQPGMQQFKTTGGVIQGTGITQVAGYVYPQAGAQAGYPMVQTVRYPAVNSAAKTTGDSCNVSQADAHGGNIPGISTLRQPANPAYGNPYGTVTYPAIIQPGQPVYSNPYQAPYGAAYVATTGTPTTSSVAYSVQQSDQSSFQYGYRSNPQTYPYNYLNTPPPAYSPSQYITQVNSTPPPNAVAGQTSSYQLTPLVSGQANQGVTTNGERTHPASTTGSSNIQYSPANLSSTPSPPSHSPGTGAEGSINSVSLVPGNVNIAGQDGIGGVQVLVDSGASSPGMLVQGGNRGRGRGGRGGRGRGGGRGRRSTSGPPPEIDHNIERIFIWDLDETIIIFHSLLTGTFASKFGKDAPNSVSLGLRMEEMIFNLADSHLFFNDLEDCDQVHIDDVAADDNGLDLSTYNFEGDGFHAAATSANLCLATGVRGGVDWMRKLAYRYRRIKEVYNSYRNNVGGLLGPAKRETWLQLRMELEAITDSWLTLALKALTLIHSRTNCLNVMVTTTQLVPALAKCLLYGLGGIFPLENIYSATKVGKETCFERISNRFGKKCTYVVVGDGRDEEMASKQMGFPFWRIGTHTDLINLHHALDLGHL